The following coding sequences are from one Pseudomonadota bacterium window:
- a CDS encoding TerC family protein → MDFGSFGYFNFTWEFISGFLMIILIDLVLAGDNAVVIAMAVRNLAPKQRVRGIMLGAGGAIILRILLTIVVAQLLGIKGLKFCGGALIMWIALKLFIEGAPEEGVKKEPKTIWQAMITVIIADIVMSLDNMLAVAGASHGNNFLIIFGLVLSIPFIVFTSNLLAMLMDKYPIIVYLGAMVLGKVSGEMIITDPFVQSFLHTGKTTQYIVEVVGAIAVVVVGKLWMKWKISKQNKEGNETQTN, encoded by the coding sequence ATGGATTTCGGAAGTTTTGGTTATTTTAATTTTACGTGGGAATTTATCAGTGGTTTTTTAATGATTATACTTATCGACCTTGTCCTGGCAGGAGACAATGCGGTTGTTATTGCAATGGCTGTCCGTAATCTGGCGCCCAAACAAAGGGTTAGAGGCATTATGTTAGGCGCAGGCGGAGCGATTATATTAAGGATTTTACTGACAATCGTAGTTGCCCAGCTTCTCGGTATAAAGGGACTGAAGTTCTGTGGCGGCGCCCTTATTATGTGGATAGCGTTGAAACTTTTTATAGAGGGAGCGCCGGAAGAGGGCGTCAAAAAGGAGCCGAAGACCATATGGCAGGCCATGATAACCGTCATAATTGCCGATATTGTCATGAGTCTCGATAACATGCTTGCCGTAGCAGGCGCGTCCCACGGCAATAATTTTCTGATTATCTTCGGATTGGTGTTAAGTATCCCCTTTATAGTATTTACGAGCAACCTTCTTGCCATGTTGATGGATAAATATCCCATTATTGTGTATCTTGGGGCCATGGTACTTGGAAAGGTTTCAGGAGAGATGATAATCACAGATCCCTTTGTACAGTCATTCCTCCACACAGGCAAGACCACCCAGTATATTGTAGAGGTTGTAGGCGCAATTGCTGTGGTTGTGGTAGGCAAACTCTGGATGAAGTGGAAGATAAGTAAGCAAAACAAAGAGGGGAACGAAACCCAAACTAACTGA
- a CDS encoding cytidylate kinase-like family protein → MATLTISRQHGSSGRQIGQEIAHEIGYEYIDREQILTDIREKGQEWEKWEKEFEEHHPTIWERYDWSFRGFVALQQSLIFDYALKDNVVIMGRGANFLLKDISYVLKVRFEAPLDKRIEMVQNRENTDRATAQWMIKKLDKESKGFIGTVYGADWNVHTYYDIIFNTAVQSTDMIMASLKTTLAEKDQLKTEDAKNILRMKAAAFRVKAGILTNSKFFVPTLNIFPSNDTIVLKGVVHNPKEYKNLEDEARRLAGNIPVKCELNYR, encoded by the coding sequence ATGGCAACCTTAACCATATCAAGGCAGCACGGAAGCAGCGGCAGACAGATAGGACAGGAAATAGCCCACGAAATCGGGTATGAATACATCGACAGAGAACAAATTCTCACAGATATCAGGGAAAAAGGTCAGGAATGGGAAAAATGGGAAAAGGAATTTGAAGAACATCACCCCACAATATGGGAAAGATATGACTGGTCTTTTAGAGGGTTTGTGGCGCTGCAACAGAGCCTTATATTTGATTACGCATTGAAGGATAATGTGGTAATCATGGGCAGAGGCGCAAATTTTCTCCTTAAGGACATTTCTTATGTTCTAAAAGTCCGTTTTGAAGCACCTCTTGATAAGCGAATCGAGATGGTCCAGAATCGTGAGAATACAGACAGGGCAACAGCTCAGTGGATGATAAAGAAACTTGACAAAGAGAGCAAAGGCTTTATCGGCACGGTATACGGCGCAGATTGGAATGTCCACACCTACTACGATATTATCTTCAATACAGCCGTTCAGTCTACAGATATGATCATGGCCTCTCTAAAGACTACTCTTGCAGAAAAAGATCAGCTCAAAACTGAGGACGCAAAAAATATACTCAGGATGAAGGCTGCTGCATTTCGTGTAAAAGCCGGCATTTTGACAAATTCAAAATTCTTTGTCCCGACCCTTAATATATTCCCGAGCAATGACACGATTGTCCTTAAGGGGGTAGTCCATAATCCTAAAGAGTATAAGAATCTTGAGGATGAAGCAAGGCGTCTTGCCGGCAACATACCGGTAAAATGTGAACTGAATTACCGTTGA
- a CDS encoding response regulator transcription factor — MGIKILLADDHKIIREGLHALLEKNPNMEVVAEAQDGLTAVRLAKKLLPDIVIMDIGMPDMNGINATGQIISETKGIRVIALSMHSDRRFVLQMLKAGASGYLLKDSAFEELELDIMTVMSGQPYLSPKITDVVIKEYIHNIPANEATAFTPLTAREREVLQLLAEGKTTRQIAAHLNISVKTIETHRQQVMEKLNMHSIAELTKYAIREGLTSL, encoded by the coding sequence ATGGGTATAAAAATTCTTCTGGCAGATGACCATAAAATTATAAGGGAAGGATTACACGCCCTGCTCGAAAAGAATCCGAACATGGAGGTTGTTGCAGAAGCACAGGATGGATTAACAGCGGTGCGTCTTGCCAAAAAACTTTTGCCGGATATCGTGATTATGGATATCGGCATGCCGGATATGAACGGGATTAATGCAACCGGCCAGATTATTTCAGAGACAAAAGGTATCAGGGTAATTGCCCTTTCAATGCATTCGGACAGGAGGTTTGTACTACAGATGTTAAAAGCCGGCGCATCAGGATATCTTTTGAAGGACAGCGCCTTTGAAGAGCTTGAACTGGACATCATGACCGTTATGTCCGGCCAGCCCTATCTGAGCCCGAAGATAACGGATGTGGTGATAAAGGAATATATTCATAATATACCGGCAAATGAGGCTACAGCCTTTACACCGTTAACCGCAAGGGAACGGGAAGTGCTTCAGCTTCTTGCAGAAGGCAAAACGACCAGGCAGATAGCAGCTCATTTAAATATCAGTGTTAAGACTATCGAAACCCATCGGCAGCAGGTTATGGAGAAGTTAAACATGCATAGTATCGCCGAATTGACAAAATATGCAATAAGGGAAGGGCTTACCTCGCTATAA
- a CDS encoding PAS domain S-box protein codes for MDKKESCNSMEKELVMLRNKVARLEHLQPKLKHIQKVLKESEKQCRSLMKQSSRENTEKELQRQSDKLRDQAELLEIAEDAIIVGNLDGEITFWNNGAIERYGWTKEEAIGKNIHKLLRTEFSKPFEEIKADVFGNGRWDGELIHTKRDGGRIIVESRWALRRDNKGNPVGIVEINNDITKHKQVEETIQMAKDELEQRVKERTAELMDANERLTLELNRRKSIVDMLHKGAERYRNLFENSPIGIYRTNPDGRIFMANPTLLRMLGYNSINEMASSQLKRGDYEPTYLKKRLKKRLEKEEKVRGFETKWVRRGSPLIFVRENAKVVRGTDGTILYYEGTVEDITEQKKAEEKIQSYQKQLRSLASDLSLAEEKERRRIATMLHDHIGQVLAVSKIKLGALMEYAKTNAPGDKLEEIREYIEQAIRYTRSLTFELSPPILYDLGLEAALEWLTEQIHEQHGLDYEFENDNYLKPVNDEIRIFLFMAVRELLVNVAKHARAWKVKVTVRKIENNISIHVVDDGVGFNAAKMNFYFDENKGFGLFSIRERLHHLGGQVEIRSQKGRGTRIVLNAPLKS; via the coding sequence ATGGATAAAAAAGAAAGCTGCAACAGTATGGAAAAAGAACTTGTTATGCTACGGAATAAAGTTGCCCGGCTTGAGCATTTACAACCAAAGTTAAAGCATATTCAAAAAGTTCTAAAGGAAAGCGAGAAACAATGCCGGTCTTTAATGAAGCAATCCTCGCGGGAAAATACTGAAAAAGAATTGCAGCGACAATCTGATAAATTGAGAGACCAGGCAGAACTTCTTGAAATTGCAGAGGATGCAATCATTGTCGGCAATCTTGATGGAGAGATTACATTCTGGAACAACGGGGCGATAGAGCGTTACGGATGGACAAAGGAAGAAGCTATAGGCAAAAACATACATAAGCTCCTGCGTACTGAATTTTCTAAACCGTTTGAAGAGATCAAGGCGGATGTATTCGGCAATGGACGATGGGACGGCGAGCTTATCCATACAAAGCGGGACGGAGGGCGAATCATTGTAGAGAGCAGGTGGGCTTTAAGGAGGGACAACAAGGGCAACCCCGTCGGAATAGTGGAGATAAACAACGATATTACAAAGCATAAACAGGTCGAAGAGACAATCCAGATGGCAAAAGATGAGCTTGAGCAACGGGTAAAGGAACGTACGGCAGAATTGATGGATGCAAACGAACGTCTCACCCTTGAACTTAACAGGCGTAAAAGTATTGTAGACATGCTTCACAAAGGCGCGGAGCGTTACAGAAATCTTTTTGAAAATTCCCCTATAGGCATTTACCGGACGAATCCCGATGGAAGGATATTTATGGCCAATCCTACCCTGTTAAGGATGCTCGGATATAACTCCATTAATGAGATGGCATCGAGTCAATTGAAAAGAGGGGATTACGAACCTACGTATCTGAAAAAGAGACTCAAGAAGCGCCTTGAAAAAGAAGAAAAGGTGAGAGGGTTTGAGACTAAATGGGTCAGGCGCGGCAGTCCTTTAATTTTTGTTCGTGAAAACGCCAAGGTTGTCCGTGGAACAGATGGCACAATTCTTTACTATGAAGGAACCGTAGAAGATATAACCGAGCAGAAAAAGGCAGAAGAAAAGATACAATCTTACCAGAAACAGCTCAGGTCTCTGGCCTCAGATCTCTCGCTGGCAGAGGAGAAGGAGAGACGGCGCATAGCCACCATGCTTCATGACCATATCGGCCAGGTACTTGCCGTTTCCAAGATCAAGCTGGGCGCCTTGATGGAATATGCAAAAACGAATGCACCCGGTGACAAATTAGAGGAAATCAGGGAATACATAGAACAGGCAATCCGTTATACCCGTTCATTGACCTTTGAACTGAGCCCGCCCATTCTTTACGATCTTGGTCTTGAGGCGGCGCTTGAATGGCTGACTGAGCAGATTCATGAACAGCATGGCCTTGATTATGAATTCGAAAATGATAACTATTTAAAGCCTGTTAACGATGAAATCCGTATTTTTCTTTTTATGGCAGTACGCGAGCTTCTGGTAAATGTGGCAAAACATGCCCGGGCATGGAAGGTAAAAGTGACTGTACGAAAAATTGAAAACAATATATCCATTCATGTTGTGGATGACGGTGTCGGGTTTAATGCAGCAAAGATGAATTTTTATTTTGATGAAAATAAGGGGTTCGGACTTTTCAGTATCCGGGAGCGTTTACATCATCTTGGAGGCCAGGTGGAAATAAGGTCGCAAAAGGGGCGAGGGACAAGGATTGTCCTTAATGCACCGTTGAAGAGTTAG
- the ispG gene encoding flavodoxin-dependent (E)-4-hydroxy-3-methylbut-2-enyl-diphosphate synthase: MTIRNGHQLFDGSEMKRKITRKIKIGNIPIGGGSPIIVQSMLKTHPENPQETLNQAMALKKAGCELIRIALPQEDTCNIIPFLKNGIDTPIIGDVHFNHKIAIKAMELGIDAIRINPGTINNVRKVKEVVLVAKETKTPIRIGLNTGSIEKRILKKYSRPCADAMVESALYYVKFFEDLGWRELKVSLKASDIYQTVDAYKKFSEQCDYPLHVGITEAGPIFSGAIKSAIGIGILLYEGIGDTIRVSLTGNPVYEVTAAYHILRDLGLRKRGINIISCPTCGRCKTNIFDIVADFEKEVDHFETNLNVAIMGCEVNGPGEAKEADIGIAFGANKAVLFSKGAIIKTGIPKEIAKGILMEAIYNMTT; encoded by the coding sequence ATGACTATCAGAAACGGTCATCAACTCTTCGACGGGTCAGAGATGAAAAGGAAAATAACAAGAAAAATAAAAATCGGTAATATTCCTATTGGCGGCGGTAGTCCGATTATTGTTCAATCAATGCTCAAAACTCATCCCGAAAATCCTCAGGAAACATTAAATCAGGCAATGGCCCTTAAAAAAGCGGGGTGCGAGCTGATAAGGATAGCATTACCCCAGGAAGATACCTGTAATATTATCCCCTTTCTAAAAAATGGAATTGATACGCCCATTATAGGAGATGTTCACTTTAATCATAAAATTGCCATAAAGGCCATGGAACTCGGAATTGACGCGATACGGATAAATCCCGGAACTATCAATAATGTCCGAAAAGTAAAGGAGGTTGTTCTTGTTGCCAAAGAGACAAAAACTCCAATACGTATCGGCTTGAATACCGGCTCGATTGAGAAAAGAATACTTAAAAAATACTCCCGGCCATGCGCGGACGCAATGGTTGAAAGCGCGCTTTACTATGTAAAATTCTTCGAAGATCTCGGCTGGAGGGAGTTGAAGGTTTCTCTGAAGGCTTCAGATATATACCAGACAGTTGACGCATATAAAAAATTTTCAGAACAGTGCGATTATCCCCTTCACGTTGGCATCACAGAAGCCGGTCCGATATTTTCGGGCGCGATAAAATCTGCTATAGGCATCGGTATACTGCTTTATGAGGGTATCGGGGACACCATCAGGGTATCTCTGACAGGCAACCCGGTTTATGAAGTTACCGCTGCTTACCATATTCTCAGGGACCTCGGCCTTAGAAAAAGAGGCATCAACATCATATCGTGTCCTACCTGCGGAAGATGTAAAACCAATATATTCGATATTGTTGCAGATTTTGAAAAAGAAGTCGATCACTTCGAGACAAACCTGAATGTTGCCATAATGGGCTGTGAAGTTAACGGCCCCGGAGAAGCAAAAGAAGCTGATATCGGCATAGCATTCGGCGCCAACAAAGCTGTTCTATTTTCAAAAGGGGCTATTATTAAAACAGGCATACCTAAAGAAATTGCAAAGGGCATCCTCATGGAAGCAATCTATAATATGACAACTTGA
- a CDS encoding phosphomannose isomerase type II C-terminal cupin domain — translation MTVDYTYMKKYKKIISPNNFNEETPMEMDDGHKGMPPWGRWFVIQDEMDFKVKRIEVFPGKRLSYQKHLKRGEHWQIVRGEGKVTIDGREYLLVPGDCINIGKEAFHRIENIGKETLIFIEVQMGEYFGEDDIVRIEDDYGRL, via the coding sequence ATGACAGTTGACTATACTTACATGAAGAAGTATAAAAAGATAATAAGTCCAAATAATTTTAATGAGGAGACACCCATGGAAATGGACGACGGGCATAAAGGCATGCCTCCCTGGGGGAGATGGTTTGTTATTCAGGATGAGATGGATTTTAAGGTAAAAAGGATTGAAGTGTTTCCGGGTAAAAGGCTGAGTTATCAGAAACATCTTAAGAGAGGGGAGCACTGGCAGATTGTTAGAGGCGAAGGGAAGGTCACAATAGACGGAAGAGAATATCTTTTAGTACCCGGTGATTGTATTAATATAGGGAAAGAAGCATTTCACAGGATCGAGAATATCGGGAAGGAAACGCTCATATTTATAGAAGTTCAAATGGGCGAATATTTTGGAGAAGATGATATAGTGAGAATTGAAGATGATTATGGAAGGCTATAG
- the selB gene encoding selenocysteine-specific translation elongation factor codes for MKKIVVGTAGHIDHGKTTLIKAITGIDCDRLKEEKDRGITTELGFAHYKFGNDLLLGIVDVPGHEKFIRHMVAGAWGIDMVLLIVAADEGVMPQTREHIDICELLGLSKGIVVITKKDLVDDVMVELVTEDVQDLLKGRLLEGATVIPVSSTTGENLEQLKNAIKEIAVEIQERSGRGIFRLPVDRVFTLKGLGTIVTGTCISGSIKTGEEIEIYPLNKRAKIRNIQTYHEDTAEAIAGERVALNLQGVEKQDIDRGTIIGRPGTLALSNRIDVSLKYLKLPFNPIKTDTILRFHIATTQEEGRLILLDKDTIEPGEEAFAQFVFSNPVVSLPDDRFIIRGSYMIQTIGGGKILDIAPTKHKRKAAELDSLYSLLKEGTYNDKAEYHILKGGYKGIDRSLLPVFIGKDAPYAVNIVETLTQLGKIKSIGKTIVHMDYFTGYKKSLKQILADFHEKNPLKIGISKEELRMRLPAVEPQVFQTALDECINEGVVETEKDKVRAKNTGKSIDTEVERLENNILKMLFSAGPTPPALKELSIELKKSENQIKDIMEKLTYRGKVIKVKGELYFHNDVMETIKVKVVTHLKEKKEMTPVDFRSFFDISRKYMIPILEYLDEIKLTIRVGDKRVLRN; via the coding sequence ATGAAAAAAATAGTAGTCGGCACAGCCGGACATATAGATCACGGTAAAACCACCCTTATCAAAGCCATTACAGGCATCGACTGCGACAGGTTGAAAGAGGAAAAAGACAGGGGTATTACCACGGAACTCGGCTTTGCACATTACAAGTTCGGCAACGATTTACTCCTCGGCATAGTTGATGTACCAGGGCATGAAAAGTTTATCAGACACATGGTTGCAGGGGCCTGGGGTATTGACATGGTGCTCCTTATAGTTGCAGCAGATGAAGGAGTAATGCCCCAGACAAGAGAACACATAGATATTTGCGAACTCCTCGGATTGTCGAAGGGCATCGTCGTAATTACCAAAAAAGACCTTGTTGATGATGTTATGGTGGAGCTTGTTACCGAAGATGTGCAGGACCTGCTTAAAGGGAGACTGCTCGAAGGCGCAACTGTTATACCCGTATCTTCAACTACAGGTGAAAACCTGGAACAGCTAAAAAACGCAATTAAAGAAATTGCCGTTGAAATACAGGAACGGTCCGGCAGAGGCATATTCAGATTACCTGTGGACAGGGTTTTTACTTTAAAAGGGCTCGGCACAATAGTAACGGGAACATGCATCTCAGGCTCCATCAAAACAGGTGAAGAGATTGAGATATATCCTCTAAACAAACGGGCAAAAATAAGGAATATCCAGACATACCATGAAGATACAGCAGAGGCAATTGCAGGGGAAAGGGTCGCTTTAAACTTGCAGGGTGTTGAGAAACAGGACATAGACAGAGGAACCATCATCGGCAGGCCGGGCACCTTAGCATTATCCAACAGGATAGATGTATCATTAAAATATTTGAAACTCCCCTTCAACCCCATAAAAACCGACACAATTTTAAGGTTCCATATAGCCACAACCCAGGAAGAAGGAAGGCTGATCTTATTAGACAAAGATACTATTGAACCGGGCGAGGAGGCTTTTGCCCAGTTTGTTTTTTCAAATCCGGTCGTTTCTCTGCCTGATGACAGGTTTATTATCCGTGGTTCATACATGATTCAGACCATCGGCGGCGGAAAGATTCTTGATATTGCACCGACAAAACATAAACGGAAGGCCGCAGAACTGGATTCCCTGTACAGTCTCTTGAAAGAAGGCACTTACAATGACAAAGCCGAATACCATATTCTGAAAGGCGGGTATAAAGGCATTGACAGATCATTGCTTCCCGTATTTATAGGCAAAGATGCACCTTATGCTGTAAATATAGTGGAAACGTTAACACAACTCGGCAAAATAAAATCTATCGGAAAAACAATAGTACATATGGATTATTTCACAGGCTACAAAAAAAGCCTCAAACAGATACTCGCCGATTTTCACGAAAAGAACCCTTTAAAAATAGGTATATCAAAAGAAGAATTGCGTATGAGACTGCCTGCTGTTGAACCCCAGGTATTTCAGACAGCCCTGGATGAATGTATTAATGAAGGGGTAGTTGAAACCGAAAAAGATAAAGTAAGGGCAAAAAATACCGGAAAATCGATTGACACAGAAGTTGAACGCCTTGAAAACAACATATTAAAAATGCTTTTTAGCGCAGGCCCTACACCTCCTGCATTAAAAGAACTCTCCATTGAACTGAAGAAAAGTGAAAATCAGATAAAAGACATCATGGAAAAATTGACATACAGGGGTAAGGTAATAAAAGTAAAAGGAGAACTCTACTTCCACAATGATGTTATGGAGACTATAAAGGTAAAGGTAGTCACACATTTAAAAGAAAAAAAAGAGATGACGCCTGTAGATTTCAGATCATTTTTTGATATATCAAGAAAATATATGATACCGATACTTGAATATCTTGACGAAATCAAACTGACAATAAGGGTGGGTGATAAGAGGGTTTTGCGGAACTGA